A single window of Rubripirellula lacrimiformis DNA harbors:
- the hemC gene encoding hydroxymethylbilane synthase gives MKLRIATRQSPLALWQAEHVAARLADAGFESVLVPMVSSGDTDMRPIDGTRQVGLFTKRIQQALLDDEADVAVHSLKDLPTEVNEQLALAAVPPRETVADCLVSKSGMTLSDVPQGGRVGTGSRRRAAQLLSRRPDLRVESIRGNVQTRLSKLDVAEEGADGPFDAIVLADAGLVRLKMQDLPRYHFTFDEMLPAPGQGALGIEVRSADAESHAAIATLDDIETRASVTAERTLLASLHGGCLAPIAAYANVAGGKLRLSAVALSPDGKNRIDESAEIDFESDLAAAIELATKVSDKMIAAGAIEMVRG, from the coding sequence ATGAAGCTTCGAATCGCGACCCGACAAAGCCCGCTAGCACTGTGGCAAGCCGAGCACGTAGCGGCCCGTTTGGCCGACGCGGGCTTCGAATCCGTGTTGGTGCCAATGGTCAGCAGCGGGGATACCGACATGCGTCCGATTGATGGCACCCGCCAAGTCGGCTTATTCACCAAAAGGATCCAACAGGCCTTGTTGGACGACGAAGCCGACGTGGCGGTCCATTCGCTGAAAGATCTGCCCACCGAGGTCAACGAACAATTGGCCCTGGCCGCCGTGCCGCCGCGCGAGACCGTCGCCGATTGCTTGGTTTCCAAATCGGGCATGACATTATCGGACGTTCCCCAGGGTGGCCGAGTGGGGACGGGCAGCCGCCGCCGCGCAGCCCAATTGCTAAGCCGACGTCCCGACCTGCGCGTCGAATCGATCCGCGGCAATGTGCAGACACGACTCAGCAAGTTGGACGTGGCCGAGGAAGGCGCCGACGGCCCATTCGATGCCATCGTGTTGGCCGACGCTGGCCTGGTGCGATTGAAGATGCAAGACCTGCCGCGTTACCACTTTACCTTTGACGAGATGCTGCCCGCGCCCGGGCAGGGTGCACTGGGGATCGAAGTCCGATCGGCCGACGCTGAATCACACGCCGCCATTGCAACCTTGGATGACATCGAAACGCGAGCGTCGGTGACGGCCGAGCGAACTCTGTTGGCGTCGCTGCACGGTGGCTGTCTGGCTCCCATCGCAGCGTATGCAAATGTCGCTGGCGGCAAGCTGCGACTGTCGGCCGTCGCCCTTAGCCCCGATGGCAAGAATCGCATCGACGAGTCGGCCGAGATCGATTTCGAATCGGACCTGGCCGCGGCGATCGAATTGGCCACGAAGGTGTCTGATAAAATGATCGCGGCCGGAGCGATCGAAATGGTCCGCGGCTAA
- a CDS encoding ABC transporter permease — protein MNTQRIWQRLVWKDGLMIKPLLLAIGIAILAAPLLVAFVSATSDDGGRAAMVIAVMMWVLLPNLVAIGAPAMLIGTEEETGTFRWLRTLPLRWQLIADSKLLVSALAVAGAWLLASCSLWICIWALPHSDQHVARAFPGMLTMTGVLQAMFFSATLLLIGFASSYALRSPVAALVALLPIVSITWYVIVVIATILMDDRYANSLADMTAPAWQWWRLIAVGMAFLAGLFVLQRWLARRRLLDTEKTLSNPMGAVVTAEAYRPPPMAVVGLYRPSPIFALLWQQWRQVQLAVLPMVVIVFVLCVMSTSRNYFRPMHAMAELAIPVTTLALMWLGALTFYGDSVRRQCAFFADRGISKSQIWLTRIIPTLVPALFLIAMVFVTQQSQDGPQRMGDMEPISVAWWFAFYGCGQLVSLWVKRPVLSFFATPAFAMISLMMTVIFLTGYVGYQWAMLAVPPVLLFASWRLIGRWLDGRMDRGFHVRVVAWTVAAAALPILIVMASRWVTTPMQMDGWRRSMLAESIPAAKNPRQGLSYDLPISRAISFEAMSPITAGTHIRPQITDRLRLELDDAETIGFHVGFSELRGLVSLASLNLGLSVALGEEDQNSDAMGMELDSAIADLDSAITELADSVGARPAGATTEDSGDGQTTQDAVMRAVVNRQLATEVLLKWSREVRQLVLDGQEGLIGLVRIAEPAERLALHALNADPTMKSLVSDKPLVDMIPSDDLRRRSRRIAVIHEWRRYQHGWNTVGFGHLWNSFGGVKMLDGRAHRYWIERNRADRYVDLFTRQMIEQIRDGGLFVTVASREQWRDDFLQAKLGSLYQPGSRQLEYTLTQWVEGMSYLPATAQQVRREAARLEKLKDPA, from the coding sequence ATGAACACACAACGAATTTGGCAACGGCTGGTTTGGAAAGACGGTTTGATGATCAAGCCGTTGTTGCTGGCCATCGGGATCGCAATTCTTGCTGCTCCACTGTTGGTTGCCTTCGTCTCTGCGACCAGCGATGACGGCGGCCGTGCGGCGATGGTGATTGCCGTGATGATGTGGGTGTTGCTGCCCAATCTAGTCGCCATCGGCGCCCCGGCGATGTTGATCGGTACCGAAGAAGAAACAGGCACGTTTCGCTGGCTGCGAACTCTGCCGCTTCGATGGCAGCTGATTGCGGACTCGAAGCTCTTGGTCTCGGCACTGGCCGTTGCCGGTGCTTGGTTGTTGGCGTCCTGTTCTTTGTGGATCTGCATATGGGCGTTGCCTCACTCTGACCAGCATGTTGCACGGGCGTTCCCCGGCATGTTGACGATGACCGGGGTTTTGCAAGCGATGTTCTTTAGTGCCACGTTGCTGCTGATTGGATTTGCCAGTTCGTATGCATTGCGATCACCGGTAGCGGCGCTGGTGGCATTGCTGCCGATCGTTTCGATCACGTGGTACGTGATCGTCGTGATCGCAACCATTTTGATGGACGACCGCTACGCAAATTCGTTGGCCGACATGACGGCCCCGGCGTGGCAGTGGTGGCGGCTAATTGCGGTGGGGATGGCGTTTTTGGCTGGGCTGTTTGTGTTGCAGCGATGGTTGGCTCGCCGGCGTTTGTTGGACACCGAAAAGACTCTCTCGAATCCGATGGGCGCTGTTGTCACAGCCGAAGCCTATCGTCCGCCGCCAATGGCTGTTGTTGGGCTGTATCGACCTTCGCCGATTTTCGCACTGCTTTGGCAACAATGGCGACAGGTCCAATTGGCTGTATTGCCGATGGTCGTCATCGTCTTCGTGTTGTGTGTGATGTCAACTTCACGAAACTATTTCCGGCCCATGCACGCCATGGCCGAGCTGGCGATACCGGTGACGACTTTAGCATTGATGTGGTTGGGGGCGCTCACCTTTTATGGTGACTCGGTTCGCCGCCAATGTGCCTTCTTTGCCGATCGCGGAATTTCTAAATCACAAATCTGGTTGACGCGGATCATTCCGACGTTGGTACCGGCGTTGTTCTTGATCGCGATGGTATTTGTCACTCAGCAAAGCCAGGATGGACCCCAACGGATGGGCGACATGGAACCGATTTCGGTTGCTTGGTGGTTTGCGTTTTATGGTTGCGGACAACTGGTTTCGTTGTGGGTCAAACGGCCAGTATTGTCGTTCTTTGCGACGCCCGCGTTCGCGATGATTTCGCTGATGATGACCGTCATATTTTTGACGGGCTACGTGGGATATCAATGGGCCATGTTGGCGGTGCCGCCGGTGTTGCTATTCGCATCGTGGCGTTTGATTGGACGTTGGTTGGACGGGCGAATGGACCGTGGCTTTCACGTCCGCGTGGTCGCTTGGACGGTGGCAGCCGCGGCACTGCCGATCCTGATCGTGATGGCGTCCCGGTGGGTGACGACACCGATGCAGATGGACGGTTGGCGCCGGAGCATGTTGGCGGAATCGATCCCAGCGGCAAAAAATCCTCGACAAGGCCTTAGCTACGACCTTCCGATATCACGCGCGATCTCTTTCGAAGCGATGAGCCCGATAACCGCTGGGACTCACATTCGCCCTCAGATCACGGATCGGCTGAGGCTAGAGCTCGATGACGCGGAAACGATTGGCTTTCATGTCGGATTTTCCGAACTGAGGGGGCTAGTGAGTTTGGCGTCCTTGAACCTTGGTTTGTCCGTCGCACTGGGCGAAGAGGATCAGAATAGCGATGCAATGGGGATGGAACTTGATTCCGCCATCGCCGATCTCGATTCTGCCATCACCGAACTTGCTGACTCGGTGGGGGCTCGCCCCGCTGGCGCGACGACGGAGGATTCCGGTGATGGTCAAACCACGCAGGATGCAGTCATGCGAGCCGTCGTCAATCGGCAGTTGGCGACGGAGGTGTTGTTGAAATGGTCGCGAGAGGTTCGGCAACTTGTCTTGGACGGTCAGGAAGGCTTGATTGGATTGGTCCGAATCGCGGAACCAGCCGAGCGATTGGCGCTGCACGCTTTGAATGCCGATCCGACGATGAAATCGCTGGTCAGCGACAAGCCGCTGGTAGATATGATTCCCTCGGATGATCTGCGGCGTCGTTCACGCCGGATCGCGGTGATTCATGAGTGGCGGCGGTATCAGCACGGTTGGAACACGGTCGGCTTCGGACACCTGTGGAACTCGTTCGGAGGCGTGAAAATGCTAGATGGGCGGGCGCACCGTTACTGGATCGAAAGAAATCGAGCCGATCGATATGTTGACCTCTTCACACGACAGATGATCGAACAGATCAGGGACGGTGGATTGTTCGTAACCGTCGCCAGTCGTGAACAATGGCGTGACGACTTTCTGCAAGCCAAGCTGGGGAGTTTGTACCAGCCGGGTTCGCGGCAGTTGGAATACACGTTAACCCAATGGGTGGAAGGGATGTCGTATCTTCCGGCCACCGCCCAACAGGTCCGCAGGGAAGCCGCACGCCTTGAAAAGCTAAAAGACCCGGCGTAA
- a CDS encoding ABC transporter ATP-binding protein, with protein MSDSIISLRNVCKRYGRTQALDHLSLEVPEGVVFALLGENGAGKTTMIRILTGFVQPDSGSATVLGHSASDGAMQIRQSIGYVSDAPALYDWMKAEEIGWFTSAFYDDAFPLRYLELLAAFDVPTGVRLKNMSKGQRAKVALALATAHDPKLLILDEPTSGLDPMVRRQFLESMVDRAALGRTVLLSSHQISEVERVADWVAIVHKGMLKVCEPLETLRARTLIVTATLDHASTTVAVPAGNVLCESRNGRQMRWVVSDLSDDWRAFYGPDSGVTDAVAVPATLEEIFVAVCDDRAVRPAALNSDAIGPGMNGPNDRRGTSEHAVAGQTVPARSITDHSLHR; from the coding sequence ATGTCTGACTCCATCATCTCGCTTCGAAATGTCTGCAAACGGTACGGTCGCACTCAGGCACTGGATCACTTGTCGCTGGAAGTGCCCGAGGGTGTCGTGTTCGCGCTGCTTGGCGAGAACGGGGCGGGGAAGACGACGATGATTCGCATCCTGACCGGCTTTGTTCAGCCCGATTCGGGGAGCGCCACGGTGCTGGGCCACTCGGCGTCCGATGGTGCGATGCAAATCCGGCAATCGATCGGCTATGTGTCGGATGCACCGGCGCTATACGACTGGATGAAGGCAGAGGAAATCGGTTGGTTCACATCGGCGTTTTACGACGACGCGTTTCCGCTGCGGTATCTGGAGTTGTTGGCGGCGTTTGATGTTCCGACGGGCGTTCGGCTAAAGAACATGAGCAAAGGCCAGCGAGCGAAAGTCGCCCTAGCGCTTGCGACCGCACATGACCCCAAGCTTCTGATTTTGGACGAACCGACCAGCGGTTTGGACCCGATGGTGCGGCGTCAGTTCTTGGAATCGATGGTCGATCGGGCGGCGCTGGGCCGAACCGTGCTGCTGTCGAGCCACCAGATCAGCGAGGTGGAGCGTGTCGCAGACTGGGTCGCGATCGTCCACAAGGGGATGTTGAAAGTATGCGAGCCGTTGGAAACGTTGCGGGCCAGGACGTTGATCGTGACGGCAACGTTGGATCACGCCAGTACAACGGTTGCCGTGCCCGCGGGCAACGTGCTGTGCGAATCACGCAATGGGCGTCAGATGCGATGGGTCGTGTCGGACTTGTCGGACGATTGGCGTGCGTTCTACGGTCCCGATAGCGGTGTGACCGATGCCGTGGCGGTACCGGCAACGCTAGAAGAAATTTTTGTCGCGGTTTGTGACGACCGCGCCGTCCGGCCCGCAGCGCTGAACTCAGATGCGATTGGTCCGGGCATGAATGGACCGAACGATCGTCGGGGGACATCCGAGCATGCGGTTGCTGGTCAAACAGTCCCTGCACGCTCTATCACGGACCATTCGCTGCATCGTTAG
- a CDS encoding GntR family transcriptional regulator → MFFSIDPSGDVAIYEQIVRQVKLAVADGVLVGGQMVPSVRQLASDLAINPNTIARAYTELQSDLVLEPLRGRGMIVRRDAITRCTKARNSLVADAVRRAMADALSGGMTADDLRTIFELELAKQSGSSAPVASENGSDSASGGQSPSPDDSASGSSG, encoded by the coding sequence ATGTTTTTTTCAATTGATCCTTCTGGCGACGTCGCCATTTACGAACAGATCGTCCGGCAAGTGAAGTTGGCGGTCGCCGACGGTGTCTTGGTGGGTGGCCAGATGGTGCCAAGTGTTCGGCAGTTGGCGAGTGACTTGGCCATCAACCCGAACACGATCGCACGGGCCTATACCGAGCTGCAGAGTGACTTGGTGCTAGAGCCGCTGCGGGGGCGAGGCATGATTGTCCGCCGCGATGCGATCACTCGCTGCACCAAGGCTCGCAATTCCTTGGTCGCCGATGCCGTGCGTCGTGCGATGGCGGATGCGTTGTCCGGCGGCATGACGGCGGACGATCTGCGGACAATCTTCGAGCTGGAACTGGCCAAGCAGTCGGGAAGTTCGGCGCCGGTTGCATCTGAAAACGGATCCGATTCAGCGTCCGGCGGCCAGTCGCCGTCGCCGGATGATTCGGCATCCGGATCCAGTGGATAG
- a CDS encoding DUF4340 domain-containing protein: MNEGKKTGLFWGAAAVVAGVAALVAWPRPVTQADNEAGQMLFETFTDPLAAASMKVVTFDETQGTLDTFEVRKDRESGLWTIPSREGYPADAIEQMKDAANALVGVKILDIQTENAEDHDDLGVAEPALEDLEVGDEGVGRLVTFKNEAQEVLASLIIGDALKDDPTKRYVRIPNQDPVYVVKFDESPLTTNFRDWIEDDLLQLSSIDIDSLQIKDYTATLGQRGISLSRQYTADIKLDGAQYELASLQEFDPNDPRVEGKNVEIPAGKELNKTKLNELKNALDDLKIVNVFRKPEGVSATLKASADLLSNQDAIASLAQRGFYPIEAGADGQAEILSANGELSVSLKDGVKYLIRFGNIAGVGSGEDAGTEDGDAEGSETASDSGVNRYLFVTTMVDESKFPVPELRAIPQTLEELDAMLNPPKIDEPAAEVDEPASEEATKAEPAAEEAEMKEEAAEEPAETEEPAETEKEDVSEEEQGGDEPAAEEAAEDMPAESDKPQESDQPSEAEPTSGDAGTEAGEEAVEKSGETETAGEGEASGTGQAQDGTEDDPDAENDDAKPADAPEQKADDADAKADDQQLTQEELQERLEAEQEKITKENQRKLDARKDQLEAAQRRVRELNERFADWYYVIPEGTYSQLRIKREDLFGSSTPAGPPSTGGPSMQMPSFGNPGAGFPGN; encoded by the coding sequence ATGAACGAAGGCAAGAAAACTGGACTGTTCTGGGGCGCTGCGGCTGTTGTCGCTGGCGTCGCTGCTTTGGTCGCTTGGCCCCGGCCCGTTACCCAAGCGGATAACGAAGCTGGTCAGATGCTGTTCGAAACGTTTACCGATCCGTTGGCTGCGGCCAGCATGAAGGTCGTCACGTTCGACGAAACCCAAGGCACTTTGGACACGTTCGAAGTCCGCAAGGACCGCGAATCAGGCTTGTGGACGATCCCTTCACGCGAAGGCTACCCGGCCGACGCGATCGAACAGATGAAGGATGCGGCCAACGCGCTGGTGGGCGTCAAGATTTTGGATATCCAAACCGAAAACGCCGAAGACCATGACGATCTGGGCGTCGCCGAACCGGCGCTCGAAGATCTAGAAGTCGGTGACGAAGGCGTCGGTCGATTGGTGACCTTCAAAAACGAAGCCCAGGAAGTCTTGGCGTCGTTGATCATCGGGGACGCACTGAAAGACGATCCCACCAAACGGTATGTGCGCATTCCGAACCAGGATCCGGTCTACGTCGTGAAGTTCGACGAATCACCGTTGACCACCAACTTCCGCGACTGGATCGAAGACGACTTGCTGCAGCTAAGCAGCATCGACATCGACAGTCTGCAGATCAAGGACTACACCGCGACGTTGGGCCAGCGAGGCATCTCGCTTAGCCGCCAATATACCGCCGATATCAAATTGGATGGGGCTCAGTATGAACTGGCTTCGCTGCAGGAATTTGATCCCAACGACCCGCGAGTGGAAGGCAAGAACGTCGAAATCCCGGCTGGCAAAGAGCTGAACAAGACCAAGCTGAACGAGCTGAAGAATGCATTGGATGACTTGAAAATTGTCAACGTGTTCCGCAAGCCAGAGGGCGTTAGCGCAACGCTAAAAGCCAGTGCTGACTTGCTGTCCAACCAAGATGCAATCGCATCCTTGGCTCAGCGTGGTTTCTATCCGATCGAAGCAGGTGCCGATGGCCAAGCAGAAATTCTGTCGGCTAACGGCGAACTGAGCGTGTCGTTGAAGGACGGCGTCAAGTATCTGATCCGCTTCGGCAACATCGCAGGTGTCGGGTCCGGCGAAGATGCTGGAACCGAGGACGGCGACGCCGAAGGCAGCGAAACAGCATCCGATAGTGGTGTCAATCGCTACCTGTTCGTCACCACCATGGTCGACGAATCGAAGTTCCCCGTGCCAGAACTGCGGGCGATCCCGCAAACTCTAGAAGAACTCGATGCGATGCTGAACCCGCCCAAAATCGATGAACCTGCCGCGGAGGTCGACGAACCCGCCAGCGAGGAAGCAACCAAAGCCGAGCCTGCCGCCGAAGAGGCCGAGATGAAGGAAGAGGCAGCAGAGGAGCCTGCTGAAACCGAGGAACCCGCTGAAACCGAAAAGGAAGACGTTAGCGAAGAAGAGCAGGGCGGTGACGAGCCGGCTGCCGAAGAAGCCGCTGAAGACATGCCAGCCGAATCGGACAAACCACAGGAGTCTGATCAGCCGTCGGAGGCGGAACCGACTTCCGGCGATGCGGGCACAGAAGCCGGCGAAGAAGCCGTAGAGAAGTCGGGCGAAACCGAAACCGCTGGCGAAGGCGAGGCATCGGGAACCGGTCAGGCGCAGGATGGTACTGAAGATGATCCTGACGCAGAGAACGATGATGCGAAGCCGGCCGATGCACCAGAGCAAAAAGCCGATGATGCGGACGCCAAGGCGGATGATCAACAGTTAACGCAAGAAGAGCTTCAAGAACGTTTGGAAGCCGAACAAGAGAAGATTACGAAAGAAAACCAACGCAAGTTGGATGCACGGAAAGATCAACTTGAAGCGGCTCAGCGCAGGGTGCGTGAACTGAACGAACGATTCGCTGACTGGTACTACGTCATTCCCGAAGGCACCTATTCGCAGTTGCGGATCAAACGCGAAGACCTGTTTGGTTCATCAACTCCTGCCGGACCACCATCGACCGGTGGCCCTAGCATGCAGATGCCTTCGTTCGGTAACCCAGGCGCCGGATTCCCCGGCAACTGA